In the genome of cyanobacterium endosymbiont of Braarudosphaera bigelowii, one region contains:
- a CDS encoding NAD(P)/FAD-dependent oxidoreductase, with the protein MNYNTLKKEAKVVIVGGGFGGLYTAKGLKNSPLQVTLIDKRNFNLFQPLLYQVATGSLSPADITSPLRSILCQNKNTQVLLNAVIDIKPNDKQIIVDNHQSIPYDVLILATGVTHHYFGNDQWETFAPGLSNIEDALEIRNRVFMAFEAAEKENNPIKRQAWLTFVIVGGGPTGVELAGAIAEIANNSMKGNFRNFDPKDAKILLIEGLERVLPPYPIELSSKAEQELCNLGVTIHTKSIVTNISEDTIVVRKGEKHEQITSHTILWAAGVKASSISKILAERTGVSLDRAGRVIVEPDLSITNFPDIFVIGDLSNFSHQDNKALPGVAPVAIQQAKYVAKLIRKRLKGESLPSFIYKDYGSMAIIGQNKAVADFKFIKLSGFLAWFIWISAHIYYLIEFDNKLVVLVQWIWNYFTQGRGARLITENNKKDK; encoded by the coding sequence ATGAATTATAATACTTTAAAAAAAGAAGCTAAAGTTGTTATTGTTGGTGGTGGATTTGGAGGATTATATACAGCTAAAGGACTAAAAAATTCTCCTTTACAAGTTACTCTAATTGACAAACGTAATTTTAATCTTTTTCAGCCACTACTTTATCAAGTTGCCACAGGTAGTCTTTCTCCAGCTGATATAACATCACCTTTAAGATCGATCTTATGTCAAAACAAAAATACACAAGTATTACTAAATGCTGTTATCGATATAAAACCCAATGATAAACAAATAATTGTTGATAATCATCAATCTATTCCTTATGATGTTCTTATTTTGGCTACTGGAGTAACTCATCATTATTTTGGTAATGATCAATGGGAAACTTTTGCGCCAGGACTTAGCAATATTGAAGATGCTTTAGAAATTCGAAACCGTGTTTTTATGGCTTTTGAAGCAGCTGAAAAGGAAAACAATCCTATAAAAAGACAAGCTTGGCTAACATTCGTAATAGTTGGTGGTGGACCTACTGGAGTAGAATTAGCTGGAGCAATAGCAGAAATTGCAAATAACTCTATGAAAGGCAATTTTAGGAACTTTGATCCTAAAGATGCAAAGATTTTGTTAATCGAAGGTTTGGAACGTGTACTTCCTCCTTATCCTATAGAATTATCTTCTAAGGCAGAACAAGAGTTATGTAATCTTGGTGTAACAATACATACCAAGTCAATAGTAACAAATATAAGTGAAGATACTATTGTTGTACGTAAAGGAGAAAAACATGAACAAATTACTTCTCATACAATCTTATGGGCTGCAGGAGTTAAAGCATCATCAATTAGTAAGATATTAGCTGAGCGAACTGGTGTGAGTTTAGATAGAGCTGGTCGAGTTATTGTTGAACCAGATCTCAGTATTACAAATTTTCCAGATATTTTTGTAATTGGAGATTTATCAAATTTTTCTCATCAAGATAATAAAGCTTTACCTGGAGTAGCCCCTGTAGCGATACAACAGGCTAAATATGTTGCAAAGTTAATACGAAAACGATTGAAAGGTGAATCACTACCATCTTTTATTTATAAAGACTATGGTAGTATGGCAATTATAGGACAGAATAAAGCTGTAGCAGACTTTAAATTTATTAAACTTTCAGGATTTTTAGCTTGGTTTATTTGGATTTCGGCTCATATTTATTATCTTATCGAGTTTGATAATAAATTAGTTGTCCTAGTTCAATGGATCTGGAATTATTTCACACAAGGTCGTGGAGCTCGTTTAATTACAGAAAATAATAAGAAAGATAAATAA
- a CDS encoding DciA family protein produces MALTSLDTPLESLAKQGHWIDYHRYMEICNIWKAIVTHDILINTDILSISQDIVYIATSSSGWSQELSFQQYSLLKKINQHLLVTSINKLHFSSAKWSEKKLFKSPPYKKEKACFFSHKNSYSSVSKITIRKDETAQEAFEKWTMAVKNKLTSFSICPKCQRPASLRELQRWSKCYLCIR; encoded by the coding sequence ATGGCACTTACTTCACTCGATACACCACTAGAATCACTAGCAAAACAAGGACATTGGATTGATTACCATAGGTATATGGAGATATGTAACATATGGAAAGCTATAGTTACACATGATATTCTAATCAACACAGATATATTATCTATTAGTCAAGATATTGTTTATATTGCAACTTCAAGCTCAGGATGGTCTCAAGAATTATCATTCCAACAATATTCTTTACTTAAAAAAATTAATCAGCATTTATTAGTTACTTCCATTAATAAACTTCACTTCTCTTCAGCTAAATGGTCTGAAAAGAAACTTTTTAAAAGTCCTCCATATAAGAAAGAAAAAGCTTGTTTTTTCTCACATAAAAATTCTTATTCATCTGTTTCTAAAATTACTATAAGAAAAGATGAAACCGCTCAAGAAGCTTTTGAGAAATGGACTATGGCCGTAAAAAATAAATTAACATCTTTTTCAATTTGTCCAAAATGCCAACGTCCAGCCTCTTTACGCGAATTACAGAGATGGTCCAAATGTTATCTTTGTATAAGATAG
- a CDS encoding TldD/PmbA family protein yields MHNINSYKNILYDLIAKNRYRVDYLAIRLETCEGTNIQLRTNTTENFSETTSKGGQVRACHKGGWGFSSFDSFSHLFQSIEKAIGSAIFVGTNRTILAPVIPIQTTCELPLTSRNPFKVSLLEKKELCYKYNDILQTVSHQITTTLVSYNDSSHHVIIVTSEGMMIDQSWIDIEMRFSAIAQNGENLKIGRETTGSREGYDKLTGLDKKVRSAATRAINALTMPSVKGGCYTVVIDPILTGLFVHEAFGHFSEADIFCKNPELSEVISLGRKFGPKILQIFDGAAPQGHRGSYFYDDEGVPATTTQLVENGLVVGRLHSRETAGKLNERPTGNARCLNYYYPPLVRMTNTWIERGKTPVKNLFDGIKKGVYAKNWLGGMTNGETYTFSAGEAWMIRNGQIAEPIRDVTLSGNTFKTLRNIEAIGNDFDWDESGGCCKEGQNGLPVGCGGPSLRINNIIIGGEI; encoded by the coding sequence ATGCATAATATTAACAGCTATAAAAATATACTTTATGATTTAATAGCTAAAAATCGCTATCGTGTTGACTATTTAGCTATTAGACTTGAAACTTGTGAAGGAACTAATATTCAATTACGGACAAATACAACAGAAAATTTTAGTGAAACTACTTCAAAAGGGGGACAAGTACGTGCTTGTCATAAAGGAGGATGGGGTTTTTCTTCTTTTGATTCATTTTCTCATTTGTTTCAAAGTATAGAAAAAGCAATTGGCTCAGCAATTTTTGTAGGGACAAATAGAACTATTCTTGCACCTGTCATCCCTATTCAGACTACATGTGAACTTCCTTTAACTAGTCGTAATCCATTCAAGGTTAGTTTATTAGAGAAAAAAGAACTATGTTATAAATATAATGATATTTTACAAACTGTAAGTCATCAGATTACAACTACTTTAGTTAGTTACAATGATAGTTCTCATCACGTAATTATTGTAACATCTGAAGGAATGATGATTGATCAATCCTGGATTGATATCGAAATGAGATTTTCTGCAATTGCACAAAATGGTGAAAATTTAAAGATCGGGCGAGAAACTACTGGATCCAGGGAGGGCTATGACAAATTAACTGGACTAGATAAAAAAGTACGAAGTGCAGCAACAAGAGCTATCAATGCTTTGACCATGCCCTCAGTAAAGGGCGGTTGCTATACAGTAGTTATAGATCCAATTTTAACCGGATTGTTTGTTCATGAGGCTTTTGGACATTTTTCAGAAGCTGATATATTTTGTAAAAATCCAGAACTTTCAGAAGTAATTAGCTTAGGGAGAAAATTTGGACCTAAAATATTACAAATTTTTGATGGAGCAGCACCTCAGGGACATAGAGGAAGCTATTTCTATGATGATGAAGGAGTTCCAGCTACAACTACTCAACTTGTTGAAAATGGCTTAGTAGTTGGTAGACTTCATTCTCGTGAAACAGCAGGAAAACTTAATGAACGTCCTACCGGTAATGCACGTTGTTTAAACTACTACTATCCTCCTTTGGTTCGGATGACTAATACTTGGATTGAACGAGGAAAAACTCCAGTTAAAAATTTATTCGATGGTATTAAGAAAGGAGTCTATGCGAAAAATTGGTTGGGAGGGATGACTAATGGAGAAACATATACTTTTAGTGCAGGGGAAGCTTGGATGATAAGGAATGGTCAAATTGCCGAACCAATAAGAGATGTTACACTATCAGGAAATACATTTAAGACACTAAGAAATATTGAGGCAATTGGTAATGATTTTGATTGGGATGAATCAGGAGGTTGTTGTAAAGAAGGTCAAAATGGCTTACCTGTAGGTTGTGGAGGGCCAAGTTTACGTATTAATAACATAATTATTGGAGGGGAAATATAA
- a CDS encoding NAD(P)H-quinone oxidoreductase subunit N translates to MDFSSNIASQLNAGTILPEGIVIITLILILVGDLIGGRNARIWLPYGAIIGLFASLISLYINWNNPSTISFLGGFNGDHLSIIFRVIIALSTIITISMSIRYIEQTGTPLAEFIVIMLTATLGAMFLCGANELVMIFISMEVLSISSYLMTGYMKRDPRSNEAALKYLLIGASSTAIFLYGASLLYGISGGETILSSISSNIANGSRSSSLELAVALVFMIAGIAFKISAVPFHQWTPDVYEGSPTPVVAFLSVGSKTAGFALAIRLLVTAFSSITDEWHLIFTALAIMSMILGNIVALAQTSMKRMLAYSSIAQAGFVMIGLIAGTDIGYSSMLFYLLVYLFMNLGAFSGVILFSLQTGTDKISDYSGLYQKDPLLTLYLSISLLSLGGIPPLAGFFGKIYLFWAGWQAELYTLVSLALVTSVISIYYYIRVVKMMVVKEESEMSDAVKNYPRVRWDLPGMRPLQVGLVLSVVATSLIGILSNPLVTLAHDSVLSTPILQASVDSIHVSKTEALVMSID, encoded by the coding sequence ATGGACTTTTCTAGCAATATTGCCAGCCAACTCAATGCTGGAACAATTCTTCCTGAAGGAATTGTCATTATCACTTTGATCTTGATTCTCGTTGGAGATTTAATTGGAGGACGTAACGCCAGAATATGGCTTCCTTATGGAGCAATAATTGGCTTGTTTGCTTCACTAATTTCTCTTTACATTAATTGGAACAATCCCTCTACTATAAGTTTTTTAGGAGGCTTTAATGGAGATCATTTAAGTATTATTTTTAGAGTAATTATTGCTTTATCTACAATTATTACTATTTCTATGTCTATTCGATATATAGAACAAACAGGAACACCCTTAGCAGAATTTATAGTCATAATGTTAACAGCTACACTTGGAGCCATGTTCCTTTGTGGTGCTAATGAACTAGTGATGATTTTTATTTCTATGGAGGTGCTAAGTATTTCTTCATATCTAATGACAGGATATATGAAACGTGATCCTCGGTCTAACGAAGCAGCTTTAAAATATCTTTTAATAGGAGCTTCTAGCACAGCTATTTTCCTTTATGGAGCTTCTCTTCTATATGGAATATCAGGAGGAGAAACAATTCTTAGCTCTATATCTAGTAATATTGCGAATGGCAGCCGTAGTTCTTCTTTGGAGTTAGCAGTTGCTTTAGTATTTATGATTGCTGGCATCGCGTTTAAAATATCCGCAGTTCCTTTTCATCAGTGGACACCAGATGTCTACGAAGGATCACCTACACCAGTGGTTGCTTTTCTTTCTGTAGGATCTAAAACGGCTGGTTTTGCTTTAGCTATTCGCTTACTGGTAACTGCTTTTTCTTCTATAACAGATGAATGGCATCTAATTTTCACTGCTTTAGCCATCATGAGTATGATACTAGGAAATATAGTAGCTTTAGCCCAAACAAGCATGAAAAGAATGCTGGCCTATTCTTCAATCGCTCAAGCAGGATTCGTAATGATAGGTTTAATTGCGGGAACGGATATTGGATATTCTAGTATGCTATTTTATCTACTAGTATACCTATTTATGAACTTAGGAGCTTTTAGTGGTGTAATCCTTTTCTCTCTTCAAACTGGAACGGATAAAATCAGTGATTACTCAGGACTATATCAAAAGGATCCTTTACTAACTTTATATCTTAGTATATCTTTACTTTCCCTTGGTGGCATTCCTCCGCTAGCAGGATTCTTTGGTAAGATTTATCTTTTCTGGGCAGGCTGGCAGGCTGAACTTTACACTTTAGTATCATTAGCATTAGTTACTAGTGTTATATCCATCTATTATTACATTCGTGTAGTAAAAATGATGGTTGTCAAGGAAGAAAGTGAAATGTCTGATGCTGTTAAAAACTATCCTAGAGTTAGATGGGACTTACCAGGAATGAGACCTTTACAGGTTGGCTTAGTTTTATCCGTAGTAGCAACTTCTTTGATAGGAATCCTATCTAATCCTTTAGTCACCTTAGCTCATGATTCAGTACTAAGTACTCCAATCTTACAAGCAAGCGTTGATAGTATTCATGTTTCTAAAACAGAAGCATTAGTCATGTCAATAGATTGA
- a CDS encoding cysteine desulfurase family protein, whose translation MQIYLDYSSTTPPRPEVVTCVNQVLSENWGNPSSIHQWGKKASMILETARKQITNSIKANDLESIIFTSGGTEANNLAILGIAKQYKKRQHIIISSVEHSSINKPIKFLETHGWKVTRLPVNCQGRINPHDLKAAIRKDTILISIIYGQSEVGTVQPIKELCQIAKSYDILFHTDAAQAIGKLAINVQDLNVDLLSFSAHKIYGIQGAGALYIRPGIKISPLLYGGGQEQEIRSGTQSLATIAGFGVATELVCEEIIEENNRLIQLRNQLFKYMSDCPYLILSGHQEYRLPHHVSFIVSNLSKNQKLKKITGQTIVRHMNLAGIGISAGSACHSGKLIPSPILLAMGYSASDAISGIRLTLGKDTTINDITWTATVLKQILSHLFE comes from the coding sequence ATGCAGATTTATCTCGACTATAGTTCTACAACTCCTCCCCGGCCAGAAGTAGTTACTTGTGTTAATCAAGTGCTTTCAGAAAATTGGGGTAATCCCTCCAGCATACATCAGTGGGGAAAGAAAGCTTCTATGATTCTAGAAACAGCAAGAAAACAAATAACTAATTCAATCAAAGCTAATGATCTAGAATCAATTATTTTTACGTCAGGGGGAACTGAAGCTAACAATTTAGCTATTTTAGGTATTGCCAAACAATATAAAAAAAGACAACATATTATTATTTCTAGTGTTGAACATTCATCAATTAATAAACCTATAAAGTTTTTAGAAACTCATGGGTGGAAAGTAACTCGTTTACCTGTAAATTGTCAGGGTAGAATTAATCCTCATGATTTAAAAGCTGCTATTAGAAAAGATACTATTCTTATTTCTATAATTTATGGGCAAAGTGAAGTAGGAACAGTACAACCTATTAAAGAACTATGTCAAATTGCAAAAAGTTATGATATTCTTTTTCATACAGATGCAGCACAAGCAATTGGTAAATTAGCTATTAATGTTCAAGATTTAAATGTTGACTTATTATCTTTCTCAGCTCATAAAATTTATGGAATTCAAGGGGCCGGAGCTTTATATATACGTCCAGGAATTAAAATTTCTCCTTTACTTTATGGAGGAGGACAAGAGCAGGAAATACGTTCTGGAACTCAATCCTTAGCTACTATCGCTGGTTTTGGAGTCGCTACGGAATTAGTCTGCGAGGAAATAATTGAAGAAAATAATAGATTAATACAGTTACGAAATCAATTATTTAAGTATATGTCTGATTGTCCTTATCTAATTCTTAGTGGACATCAAGAATATCGTCTTCCTCATCATGTAAGCTTTATTGTTTCGAATTTATCAAAGAACCAAAAATTGAAAAAAATCACTGGTCAAACTATTGTTCGTCATATGAACTTAGCAGGTATTGGTATTAGTGCTGGCTCAGCCTGTCATAGCGGTAAATTGATTCCCAGTCCAATACTATTAGCCATGGGATACTCCGCAAGTGATGCAATAAGCGGAATTCGTTTAACTTTAGGCAAAGACACTACTATAAATGATATTACTTGGACAGCTACTGTTTTAAAACAAATTCTTAGTCATTTATTTGAATAA
- a CDS encoding YdcF family protein, whose product MFTDRQLQKYFIKPKVIFILGGHEERERFSAKLALKHTNLALLVSSGGPQIYITKIFMNAGINNNRLYLDYRAKDTVTNFVSLIKKLQIQKTKGIYLITSNNHVNRAKTIGEIIFGTQGIISKPFPVPSNTPSEPLDKLIRDVGRSLLWIIQ is encoded by the coding sequence GTGTTTACTGATAGACAGTTACAAAAATATTTTATTAAACCTAAAGTTATATTTATATTAGGTGGACACGAAGAAAGAGAGCGGTTTTCTGCAAAATTAGCGCTTAAACACACGAATTTGGCTCTTTTGGTATCTTCAGGTGGACCGCAAATATATATAACTAAAATTTTTATGAATGCAGGAATTAATAATAATAGACTTTATTTAGACTATAGAGCAAAAGATACTGTTACTAATTTTGTAAGCTTAATTAAAAAATTACAGATTCAAAAAACTAAAGGTATTTATCTCATAACATCAAATAATCATGTTAATCGTGCCAAAACTATAGGAGAAATTATATTTGGAACTCAAGGAATAATATCAAAACCATTCCCTGTACCCTCTAATACACCTTCAGAGCCTTTAGATAAACTTATAAGAGATGTGGGTAGATCTTTATTATGGATTATTCAATAG
- the mnmA gene encoding tRNA 2-thiouridine(34) synthase MnmA, protein MSKVVVGLSGGVDSSVAAASLCNQNYEVSGLTLWLMKGKGQCCSEGMVDAAHICEQLSIPHYIVDAKELFKKNIVDYLVSGYRSGITPSPCSQCNRSVKFKPMLDYAEKELNCNLIATGHYARIRYDKETDKYHLLRAIDRSKDQSYFLYDLPQEILARTIFPLGEQTKEDTRRMATEFKLKTANKPESQDLCLIESYGSMASFLEKYIQPQTGNIVNLKGKVLGNHKGIHNYTIGQRKGLGISASEPLYVLKLDFRNNQVVVGKRSDGLRSSCIIKDVNWISIFEPNAPMKVEVQVRYRSLAVYANIIPIENNRYKLVFEELQFGITAGQAAVLYNDDVVLAGGIIEK, encoded by the coding sequence ATGAGTAAAGTTGTTGTAGGTTTATCAGGTGGAGTAGATAGTTCAGTAGCTGCTGCAAGCTTGTGTAATCAGAATTACGAAGTTTCTGGTTTAACTCTATGGTTAATGAAAGGAAAAGGTCAATGTTGTTCAGAAGGAATGGTAGATGCAGCACATATTTGCGAACAGTTAAGCATTCCTCACTATATTGTAGACGCTAAAGAATTATTTAAAAAAAATATCGTAGATTATTTGGTATCAGGATATAGATCTGGAATAACTCCCTCACCCTGTTCTCAGTGTAACCGTTCTGTAAAATTTAAGCCGATGTTAGATTATGCTGAAAAAGAATTAAACTGTAATTTAATCGCTACTGGTCATTATGCTCGTATACGTTATGATAAAGAAACCGACAAGTATCACTTACTAAGAGCAATAGATCGTAGTAAGGACCAATCCTATTTTTTATATGATCTCCCTCAAGAAATACTAGCCAGAACAATTTTTCCATTAGGAGAGCAAACTAAAGAAGATACTCGTCGTATGGCTACTGAATTTAAACTTAAAACTGCAAACAAACCAGAAAGCCAAGATTTATGCCTTATAGAATCTTATGGTTCTATGGCATCCTTTTTAGAAAAATATATTCAACCTCAAACAGGAAATATCGTTAATCTAAAGGGTAAGGTTCTAGGCAATCATAAAGGGATTCATAATTACACAATCGGTCAAAGAAAGGGACTTGGAATATCAGCCTCAGAACCTTTATATGTATTGAAATTAGACTTTCGTAATAATCAAGTAGTTGTAGGAAAACGTTCTGATGGGCTTCGTTCTAGTTGTATAATTAAAGACGTAAACTGGATTTCTATATTTGAACCTAATGCTCCTATGAAGGTAGAAGTTCAAGTTAGATACCGTTCTCTTGCCGTCTATGCAAACATAATACCTATAGAAAATAATCGTTATAAATTAGTTTTTGAAGAACTACAATTCGGAATTACAGCTGGACAAGCAGCTGTCTTATACAATGATGATGTTGTTTTAGCTGGAGGAATCATTGAAAAGTAA
- a CDS encoding anti-sigma factor family protein — protein sequence MSNSKHKKRSITEQYNNVKDESKRFELLSAYIDGEVTSKESRMIKYWLDTDPNFNKSYKALLRIKRETFIISTPVSIKSKSAFSQDIFDKIDRQQRKKFNTILGSLGTMVMIFSGIWLQDGFIFHHYVQKNENQALTIALNRPVLEIPNTRNR from the coding sequence TTGTCTAATTCTAAACATAAGAAAAGGTCTATAACAGAACAATACAATAACGTAAAAGACGAATCTAAGCGTTTCGAATTATTAAGTGCCTATATCGATGGTGAAGTTACATCTAAAGAAAGTAGAATGATAAAATATTGGTTAGATACTGATCCAAATTTTAATAAATCATATAAAGCATTACTACGAATTAAAAGAGAAACCTTTATTATTTCTACACCTGTAAGTATTAAATCTAAATCCGCTTTTTCTCAAGACATCTTTGATAAAATTGATCGTCAACAGCGTAAAAAATTTAATACTATTCTTGGCAGCTTAGGTACTATGGTTATGATATTCAGTGGTATTTGGTTACAAGACGGATTTATATTTCATCATTATGTTCAGAAAAATGAAAATCAAGCTCTAACAATTGCTTTAAATAGACCTGTGTTAGAGATACCAAACACTAGAAATAGATAA
- a CDS encoding DUF3177 family protein, whose product MKNLWFQPLIWIDYRLAIVFAVIVPLILTILAFLQRIDAIGRLLVIYWRVSSLLLITVYLLIPGWTGENNSFETFCTHLGFFTAILARILIPISLWFWIDLNDEIKDLSWSSLKLALTSWRWAITIYSAMGIVFRIPFFSCLISIKALEIKSCQAWIAPPIEYWSTFHSNTTPVFLGFIGLVGLLIYAIYFIYFLLVRLSKQGRLALE is encoded by the coding sequence ATGAAAAATCTCTGGTTTCAACCTCTTATATGGATAGATTATCGATTAGCAATAGTCTTTGCTGTTATTGTGCCCTTAATATTAACAATCTTAGCCTTCCTCCAAAGAATTGACGCAATTGGACGTCTACTAGTTATTTATTGGCGGGTATCTAGTTTATTATTAATTACCGTTTATTTATTAATACCCGGTTGGACTGGAGAGAACAACTCTTTTGAAACATTTTGTACACATTTAGGTTTTTTTACTGCGATTTTAGCTCGTATTCTAATTCCAATATCTTTATGGTTTTGGATAGACTTAAATGATGAAATCAAAGATTTATCTTGGAGTTCTCTCAAATTAGCGCTCACTTCATGGAGATGGGCTATAACTATTTATAGCGCTATGGGAATTGTATTTCGTATTCCTTTCTTTTCCTGTTTGATTTCCATAAAAGCTTTAGAAATTAAATCATGTCAAGCCTGGATTGCCCCCCCTATTGAGTATTGGTCAACTTTCCATAGTAATACAACACCTGTTTTTCTGGGCTTCATAGGCCTTGTAGGATTATTAATATATGCTATATATTTTATATATTTCTTATTAGTTAGATTAAGCAAGCAAGGAAGATTAGCTTTAGAATAA
- a CDS encoding polyribonucleotide nucleotidyltransferase translates to MQEFDKSISFDGRDIRLKLGLLAPQAGGAILIQSGDTAVLVTATTSKGREGIDFLPLTVDYEERLYAAGRIPGGFLRREGRPPERAILISRLIDRPLRPLFPNWLRNDIQIIATTLSMDEEVPPDVLAVTGASMAVIQAQIPFFGPMAAVRVGLVGDDFIINPTYREVEDGDLDLVVAGSPDGVVMIEAGANQLPEQDVIEAIDFGYEAVRDLIGAQQEIMEELGMKLVQAEPPAKNEVLEKFISDQSSESIKKVLVQYNLGKAERDTALDQIKETTINEIITNLPEEDSIKVAVKEDPKAVNNLYKGLTKKLMRSQIISNEIRIDGRKLDEVRPIYCNVGILPPRVHGCGLFNRGLTQVLSLATLGTPGDAQDLGDDLHPEDEKRYLHHYNFPPFSVAETKPLRSPGRREIGHGALAERALLPVLPQQEEFPYVIRIVSEVLSSNGSTSMGSVCGSTLALMDAGVPIAKPVSGAAMGLIKEGEEIRILTDIQGIEDFLGDMDFKVAGTDSGITALQMDMKITGLSMNVIAKAIGQALPARLHILEKMLSTIDKPRPELSTFAPRLLTMKIDPEMIGLIIGPGGKTIKGITEQTGSKIDISDDGMVTIAAIQAKKAEKAKDIIFNMTRKLNEGEVYLGRVTRIIPIGAFVEVLPGKEGMIHISQLAERRVGKVEDEVAVGDEVVVKVREIDNKGRLNLTRLGIHPNEASAVRKIV, encoded by the coding sequence ATGCAAGAATTTGATAAATCAATATCTTTTGACGGAAGAGATATTCGACTAAAGCTAGGGTTATTAGCTCCCCAAGCAGGTGGAGCAATTCTAATTCAGTCCGGAGATACGGCAGTTCTGGTAACGGCAACAACATCAAAAGGAAGAGAAGGTATTGATTTTTTGCCTTTAACTGTAGATTATGAGGAAAGGCTTTATGCTGCAGGACGAATTCCAGGAGGATTCTTACGAAGAGAAGGACGTCCTCCAGAAAGGGCAATTCTCATTAGCAGGCTAATTGATCGTCCTCTACGTCCTTTATTTCCTAATTGGCTTCGAAACGATATTCAGATTATTGCTACTACTTTATCTATGGATGAAGAAGTTCCTCCCGATGTTTTAGCGGTGACAGGTGCTTCTATGGCAGTAATCCAAGCTCAAATTCCTTTCTTTGGACCTATGGCAGCCGTTAGAGTTGGTTTAGTGGGAGATGATTTTATTATTAATCCTACTTACAGAGAAGTAGAGGATGGAGATCTTGATTTAGTTGTTGCAGGTAGTCCTGACGGCGTTGTGATGATTGAAGCTGGAGCCAATCAACTTCCAGAACAAGATGTTATTGAAGCCATTGATTTTGGTTATGAGGCAGTTAGAGATCTAATTGGAGCACAACAAGAAATAATGGAAGAACTGGGGATGAAATTGGTGCAAGCCGAACCTCCAGCAAAAAATGAAGTTCTAGAAAAATTTATTAGTGATCAATCATCTGAATCTATAAAAAAAGTTTTAGTTCAATACAACCTTGGCAAAGCAGAAAGAGATACAGCTCTTGATCAAATTAAAGAAACAACTATTAATGAAATAATAACTAATCTCCCAGAAGAAGATTCAATAAAAGTTGCTGTTAAGGAAGATCCTAAAGCTGTAAATAATCTTTATAAAGGCTTAACCAAAAAGTTAATGCGATCTCAAATTATTAGCAACGAGATTCGTATAGATGGTAGAAAACTTGATGAGGTTCGTCCTATCTATTGTAATGTGGGCATTTTGCCTCCAAGAGTACATGGTTGTGGACTATTCAACAGAGGGTTAACTCAAGTATTATCTCTAGCAACTCTTGGTACTCCAGGGGATGCACAAGATTTAGGTGATGATTTGCATCCTGAGGATGAGAAGCGCTATCTGCATCATTATAATTTCCCTCCTTTTTCTGTTGCAGAAACTAAACCATTAAGATCTCCAGGAAGAAGAGAAATTGGACATGGAGCCTTAGCGGAACGTGCTCTCCTGCCTGTATTACCTCAACAAGAAGAATTTCCTTATGTCATTAGAATTGTATCAGAAGTTCTCTCTTCTAATGGTTCTACATCTATGGGATCTGTTTGTGGATCAACTTTAGCTTTAATGGATGCTGGAGTTCCTATTGCTAAACCAGTTAGTGGAGCAGCTATGGGACTTATTAAAGAAGGTGAAGAAATACGTATTCTTACAGATATTCAAGGAATTGAAGATTTCTTAGGAGATATGGATTTTAAAGTCGCTGGAACTGATAGTGGTATTACGGCTTTGCAAATGGATATGAAAATTACTGGATTATCAATGAACGTGATAGCAAAGGCTATTGGACAGGCCTTACCAGCTCGTCTACATATTCTTGAGAAAATGCTGTCGACTATTGATAAACCACGTCCAGAACTATCAACATTTGCTCCTCGATTATTAACTATGAAAATTGATCCTGAAATGATAGGATTAATTATTGGTCCAGGTGGTAAGACTATAAAAGGTATTACAGAACAGACTGGATCAAAAATTGACATTTCTGATGATGGAATGGTAACTATTGCTGCTATTCAAGCGAAAAAAGCGGAAAAAGCAAAAGATATTATCTTCAACATGACACGTAAATTAAACGAAGGAGAAGTTTATTTGGGTCGTGTTACTCGTATTATTCCTATTGGAGCTTTCGTTGAAGTTTTACCAGGGAAAGAAGGTATGATTCATATTTCTCAGTTAGCCGAAAGAAGAGTAGGAAAAGTAGAAGACGAAGTTGCTGTCGGAGATGAAGTAGTAGTTAAAGTACGTGAAATTGACAACAAAGGACGTTTAAATCTGACTCGTTTAGGTATTCATCCAAATGAGGCTTCTGCTGTTAGAAAAATAGTTTAA